A section of the Streptomyces sp. NBC_01591 genome encodes:
- a CDS encoding SCO6881 family protein, with product MGVCDFPLMDKVCGTVDFVSNPSGAVTDGIGAWLAKSAGELAATATDLASDAVNMTTAIDLDAKWFRDNYELLLPIGLALTVGAFCIQLMTAAWRRDERALAQAAIGTMIGVLFSFCAIAFTSVAITVVDALSDGLFQAANSSVDDAVRRIVKVNMLGALYPMGWAVPVLIAVGCAVGAFLYWGVMVARKVGILILVTLAVFAGAGGGWEVAKKWRRGWIEATATLIVSKLLMTVVFLIGVSALGKTETTDGMTALSDAMAGIVVMVLVLLCPYATYKFVHWASDGGGHDDLHRTGVAGMAVAAGAAKTAGSLAMQASTGTPAPQGPNTVPGAGADGVASGINPSGGTLSKEGIDAGPPKPQTRFRYGEDPNATGDKGQALIQRPGIPPLITRPGEGEAEESEVTVQDGSGHLAGTSTPGSRPAPVPPVAPGPSAAGSPTPTTWVFPTQPPRGS from the coding sequence ATGGGAGTTTGCGACTTCCCCCTGATGGACAAGGTCTGCGGCACCGTTGATTTCGTCAGCAACCCGTCCGGAGCCGTGACCGACGGCATCGGCGCATGGCTCGCGAAGTCAGCGGGTGAGCTGGCGGCGACCGCTACGGATCTCGCTTCCGATGCTGTCAATATGACCACTGCCATCGACCTCGACGCCAAGTGGTTCCGGGACAACTACGAGCTGCTGCTTCCCATCGGGCTCGCCCTGACCGTGGGGGCCTTCTGCATTCAGCTGATGACCGCGGCGTGGAGGCGGGACGAACGCGCCCTCGCCCAGGCCGCGATCGGCACCATGATCGGTGTCCTCTTCAGCTTCTGTGCCATCGCTTTCACGTCCGTCGCCATCACAGTCGTCGACGCGTTGTCGGACGGCTTGTTCCAGGCAGCGAACAGTTCCGTGGATGATGCGGTCCGCCGCATCGTCAAGGTCAACATGCTCGGTGCGCTGTACCCGATGGGCTGGGCCGTCCCAGTCCTGATCGCTGTCGGCTGCGCGGTGGGCGCCTTCCTCTACTGGGGGGTCATGGTCGCCCGCAAGGTCGGCATCCTCATTCTCGTCACGCTCGCCGTCTTCGCCGGAGCCGGCGGAGGCTGGGAGGTCGCGAAGAAGTGGCGGCGCGGCTGGATCGAGGCCACCGCCACCCTGATCGTCTCCAAACTGCTGATGACCGTCGTCTTCCTGATCGGTGTCTCCGCTCTCGGCAAGACGGAGACCACCGACGGCATGACCGCACTCTCCGACGCGATGGCCGGGATCGTTGTGATGGTCCTGGTGCTGCTCTGCCCCTACGCGACCTACAAGTTCGTCCACTGGGCCAGCGACGGCGGCGGCCACGACGACCTGCACCGCACCGGCGTCGCCGGCATGGCGGTCGCGGCCGGAGCGGCGAAGACCGCAGGCTCCCTGGCGATGCAGGCCAGCACGGGAACTCCCGCACCGCAGGGCCCGAACACGGTTCCCGGTGCCGGTGCCGACGGCGTCGCCTCCGGTATCAACCCCTCCGGCGGCACCCTCAGCAAGGAGGGCATCGACGCCGGGCCGCCCAAGCCGCAGACCCGCTTCCGGTACGGCGAGGACCCGAACGCCACCGGCGACAAGGGCCAGGCCCTGATCCAGCGGCCCGGGATCCCACCGCTCATCACGCGCCCCGGCGAAGGCGAAGCGGAGGAGTCCGAGGTCACCGTCCAGGACGGCTCCGGCCATCTGGCGGGCACGTCGACACCGGGCAGCAGGCCAGCCCCCGTACCGCCTGTCGCACCCGGACCCTCGGCCGCCGGTTCTCCGACGCCGACGACCTGGGTGTTCCCCACCCAGCCGCCCAGGGGTTCCTGA
- a CDS encoding C40 family peptidase, with the protein MKKTTGALVSLCATGPLLLAVPILAIGAGTASASCSTGGAQTVNAGAVAKQVKAILHGGDKGKVSVPGLDDPVEQVPNAKTIQATGVAMNIPARGQVVALATALQESGLRNLTYGDRDSLGLFQQRPSQGWGTANQILDPVHASTKFYEGLKKVSGWQSLSITQAAQAVQRSGFPEAYAKWEPLATALQRAIEPLLLKDGNPSPNPSPSGSADASSPSPSAGDGCSADGDGTDFGTIPAGALPDEYKIPANASPKVQTAIRWALGQLGTPYQWGGTCTNAHGKDAMGRCDCSSLVEQAYKAAGVSLTRTTYTQVKDGKAVSVDALRPGDLLFTEGTAAVPEHVGMVIGQGLIVHAPHTGDVVRIATLASWKPRILAARRVV; encoded by the coding sequence ATGAAGAAGACCACCGGAGCCCTCGTCAGTCTCTGCGCAACCGGCCCGCTGCTGCTGGCCGTTCCGATCCTCGCCATCGGGGCCGGAACCGCCTCGGCCTCCTGCTCGACCGGCGGCGCACAGACGGTGAATGCCGGGGCCGTCGCCAAGCAGGTGAAGGCCATCCTGCACGGCGGCGACAAGGGCAAGGTCTCCGTGCCGGGCCTGGACGACCCTGTCGAGCAGGTGCCCAACGCCAAGACGATCCAGGCCACCGGCGTCGCGATGAACATCCCGGCCCGCGGGCAGGTCGTGGCCCTGGCAACCGCCCTGCAGGAGAGCGGACTTCGGAATCTGACCTACGGCGACCGCGACAGCTTGGGCCTGTTCCAGCAGCGGCCGTCGCAGGGCTGGGGCACGGCGAACCAGATCCTCGACCCGGTGCACGCCAGCACCAAGTTCTACGAGGGGCTCAAGAAGGTCTCCGGCTGGCAGTCCCTGTCCATCACCCAGGCCGCCCAGGCGGTGCAGCGGTCCGGCTTCCCCGAGGCATACGCCAAGTGGGAGCCGCTGGCCACCGCCCTGCAAAGGGCCATCGAGCCCCTGCTGCTGAAGGATGGCAACCCGTCGCCGAATCCTTCGCCGTCCGGCTCGGCCGACGCCAGTAGTCCTTCACCCAGCGCCGGGGACGGCTGTTCGGCGGACGGTGACGGGACGGACTTCGGCACCATCCCCGCCGGCGCTCTGCCCGACGAGTACAAGATCCCCGCCAACGCGTCACCGAAGGTGCAGACGGCGATCCGCTGGGCGCTCGGACAGCTCGGCACGCCGTATCAGTGGGGCGGGACCTGCACGAACGCCCACGGGAAGGACGCGATGGGCCGGTGCGACTGCTCCTCCCTGGTGGAGCAGGCGTACAAGGCAGCCGGGGTGTCCCTGACGCGGACCACGTACACGCAGGTCAAGGACGGCAAAGCCGTGTCCGTCGACGCCCTTCGGCCGGGTGACCTCCTGTTCACGGAGGGGACGGCCGCCGTGCCCGAGCACGTCGGGATGGTCATCGGGCAGGGCCTGATCGTCCACGCCCCGCACACCGGCGACGTGGTCCGCATCGCGACCCTCGCCTCCTGGAAACCGCGGATTCTCGCAGCTCGCCGAGTCGTCTGA
- a CDS encoding DnaB-like helicase N-terminal domain-containing protein — MNPLLRAEQAVLGAVLIDPGQLTRLDWLAPDHFYRPVHQALFGALRTLRDDGHSALSDDGPVPLSWVNNAVDEAGLHVRGLTTSYAHTLISACPRFEHAPVYGRMVLEGAIHRTIAQHAIRLHQAARADAVQGEVEGALRTADVLTGVLTDLARRWGTDPRPVAPTTAPAAVTTVSPPVQSDQVAEDERFLLAVLTEQPRAMDEVVDWLRPVDFADPAHGQVYRCLGALHHRGEPIDRITLLWEAQRRGLLADGTLSGEQLIAIGDGMLPGSAEWFGHRVMRSSLTRTAAASARAVRALAEDEALGPGRLINHALHALGPLDEVRARWATAKGSPAPKPTASAPSAGGPPPARVQAARARSAPRPTPSPPVQPSPVPAAAPSRPPSRARP; from the coding sequence ATGAACCCGCTGCTGCGCGCCGAGCAGGCGGTCCTCGGCGCGGTGCTGATCGACCCGGGCCAGCTCACACGCCTGGACTGGCTCGCGCCGGATCACTTCTACCGGCCCGTCCACCAGGCGCTGTTCGGCGCGCTCCGCACGCTCCGAGACGACGGCCACTCCGCGCTCTCGGACGACGGTCCGGTACCGCTGTCGTGGGTGAACAACGCGGTCGACGAGGCCGGCCTCCACGTCCGGGGGCTGACCACGTCGTACGCCCACACCCTGATCTCGGCCTGCCCTCGCTTCGAACACGCTCCGGTGTACGGCCGCATGGTCCTGGAGGGGGCGATCCACCGCACCATCGCCCAGCACGCGATCCGCCTTCACCAGGCGGCTCGGGCCGACGCCGTCCAGGGCGAGGTCGAGGGAGCGCTGCGCACAGCGGACGTCCTGACAGGAGTGCTCACCGATCTCGCGCGCCGCTGGGGAACCGATCCACGCCCGGTCGCGCCCACCACTGCACCCGCCGCCGTGACCACCGTCTCGCCGCCGGTCCAGTCCGACCAGGTCGCCGAGGACGAGCGGTTCCTCCTTGCCGTCCTCACCGAGCAGCCGAGGGCCATGGATGAAGTGGTGGACTGGCTGCGGCCGGTCGACTTCGCCGACCCGGCCCACGGGCAGGTCTACCGGTGCCTGGGCGCGCTGCATCATCGGGGCGAGCCCATCGACCGGATCACCCTGCTCTGGGAGGCCCAGCGGCGCGGTCTCCTGGCCGACGGCACCCTGTCGGGCGAGCAACTGATCGCCATCGGCGACGGCATGCTCCCCGGCAGCGCCGAATGGTTCGGGCACCGGGTGATGCGCTCCTCCCTCACCCGCACCGCAGCCGCCTCCGCACGCGCCGTCCGGGCCCTGGCCGAGGACGAGGCCCTGGGACCCGGCCGGCTGATCAACCACGCCCTGCACGCCCTCGGCCCGCTCGACGAGGTGCGTGCCCGCTGGGCGACCGCGAAGGGCAGTCCGGCTCCGAAGCCGACGGCCTCCGCTCCATCGGCGGGCGGACCGCCTCCGGCCCGGGTGCAGGCCGCTCGCGCCCGCAGCGCTCCTCGGCCGACTCCGTCGCCTCCGGTCCAGCCCAGTCCCGTGCCCGCAGCGGCCCCTTCCCGGCCGCCCTCGCGCGCCCGCCCCTGA
- a CDS encoding DUF6238 family protein, giving the protein MSRTASPTAQDFVPFATAALDFHRALNIPGGPLVTTRAELDALHAHLVAVHGLLDAHAVRTGQIVPAEGDPLRAARTRIWQAAEHLHSAYHAAPRPDSGEVPEREACRAGLPEGAPELTICQRHQRTAHLVRRRTTPADLHTPFTGLVRR; this is encoded by the coding sequence ATGTCCCGCACCGCCAGCCCGACCGCGCAGGACTTCGTGCCCTTCGCCACCGCCGCGCTCGACTTCCACCGCGCGCTCAACATCCCCGGCGGCCCTCTCGTCACCACCCGCGCCGAGCTCGACGCCCTGCACGCCCACCTCGTCGCGGTGCACGGATTGCTCGATGCCCACGCCGTCCGCACCGGTCAGATCGTTCCGGCCGAGGGCGACCCGCTCCGTGCCGCCCGCACCCGCATCTGGCAGGCCGCCGAGCACCTCCACTCCGCGTACCACGCGGCGCCCCGGCCGGACTCGGGCGAGGTGCCCGAGCGTGAGGCGTGCCGGGCGGGCCTGCCCGAGGGGGCTCCGGAGCTGACCATCTGCCAGCGCCACCAGCGCACCGCGCACCTGGTGCGCCGACGCACCACACCGGCCGACCTGCACACGCCGTTCACCGGCCTCGTCCGCCGCTGA
- a CDS encoding SCO6880 family protein, with protein MSGKHQAPSATVKFPHRSRRGILLGLTAPQLTVTGLTGLLLLAVVLTRGVVGALQLIPLWAVIALLVFVRHRSRALADWAPIATRYVLRRMRGQLVWLTRPSRRPTREGLLHLPGTAASLRVVTAPDGRYSAVNDPHSGTLTAVVKVSSRAYALLDPGTQQANVGGWGRALAALARTGQVARIQVIERTVPDSGDALRRYWEEHGQPHATTAGPIYSELIQSAGPAAAPHEAYVAVSLDTKAARRLINQTGGGLTGAFSVLAQLTSTFDQAARTAGLNPTGWLTAREIAAVVRTAYDPKALAPLDRWSADGRPEADPAAAGPVVVVEKADHIVTDSAVHATYWVENWPRTETSAGFLHQLLFTGGVRRTLSLSYEPKGLDAALRDVQRKKASVIADAAERARRGQVDSEADSVEYQDIKSRERQLIAGHADVALTGLLTVSADSEDELRTACAVVETAAVGAQLDVRPLTWQQAEAFTAAALPLARAA; from the coding sequence TTGTCCGGCAAGCACCAGGCCCCCTCGGCCACCGTGAAGTTCCCCCACCGCAGCAGGCGGGGCATCCTGCTCGGCCTGACCGCCCCGCAGCTGACCGTCACCGGCCTCACCGGCCTTCTCCTTCTCGCCGTGGTCCTGACCCGCGGCGTGGTCGGCGCTCTCCAGCTCATCCCGCTGTGGGCCGTCATCGCCCTCCTCGTCTTCGTCCGCCACCGCAGCCGTGCCCTGGCCGACTGGGCCCCGATCGCCACCCGGTACGTTCTGCGCCGGATGCGAGGCCAGCTCGTCTGGCTCACCCGCCCCTCCCGCCGACCGACCCGCGAAGGACTCCTCCACCTGCCCGGTACCGCCGCGAGCCTGCGCGTGGTCACCGCGCCGGACGGCCGCTACAGTGCGGTCAACGACCCTCACAGCGGCACGCTGACCGCCGTCGTCAAGGTGTCCTCCCGCGCCTACGCGCTGCTCGACCCGGGGACCCAGCAGGCCAACGTCGGCGGCTGGGGACGCGCGCTGGCCGCTCTCGCCCGTACCGGGCAGGTCGCCCGCATCCAGGTGATCGAGCGAACGGTCCCGGACTCCGGCGACGCCCTGCGCCGTTACTGGGAAGAGCACGGGCAGCCGCACGCCACCACGGCGGGTCCGATCTACAGCGAGCTGATCCAGAGCGCGGGCCCGGCCGCCGCACCGCACGAGGCGTACGTCGCGGTGTCGCTGGACACCAAGGCAGCGCGGCGCCTGATCAATCAGACTGGCGGTGGGCTGACCGGCGCCTTCAGCGTCCTGGCGCAGCTTACGTCCACCTTCGATCAGGCCGCGCGGACCGCCGGGCTCAATCCGACCGGCTGGCTCACCGCCCGGGAGATCGCGGCCGTCGTGCGCACCGCGTACGACCCCAAGGCCCTTGCGCCGCTGGACCGTTGGTCGGCAGACGGGCGTCCCGAGGCCGATCCGGCCGCCGCCGGGCCCGTCGTGGTTGTCGAGAAGGCGGATCACATCGTGACCGACTCGGCCGTCCACGCCACGTACTGGGTGGAGAACTGGCCGCGGACCGAGACGTCGGCCGGGTTCCTGCATCAGCTCCTGTTCACCGGCGGGGTCCGGCGCACGTTGTCGCTCTCCTATGAGCCGAAGGGCCTGGACGCCGCGCTGCGCGATGTCCAGCGCAAGAAGGCCAGCGTGATCGCCGATGCCGCCGAGCGGGCCCGGCGCGGCCAGGTCGACTCCGAGGCCGACTCGGTCGAGTACCAGGACATCAAGTCGCGCGAACGTCAGCTCATCGCGGGCCATGCCGATGTCGCGCTGACCGGGCTGCTGACCGTCTCGGCCGACTCCGAGGACGAACTCCGAACCGCGTGCGCGGTCGTGGAGACCGCTGCCGTCGGTGCCCAGCTCGACGTTCGGCCACTGACCTGGCAGCAGGCCGAGGCATTCACCGCCGCCGCCCTGCCGCTCGCGCGCGCCGCCTGA
- a CDS encoding DNA-methyltransferase: MSYTLHRGDALTVLKSLPDESVDAVITDPPYNSGGRTSSERTGRTARAKYVTGNSAHDLANFPGENRDQRSYRSWLTELLTESYRAATEHAVVMVFSDWRQEPTTTDALQMAGWTWSGTIPWIKPASRPRKGGPKQDSEFILWGVKGSLDNTRDLYLPGHYIASQPRKGRVHITQKPVEIMQQLVQVCPEGGTVLDPFTGSGSTGVAALREGRNFVGVELSRHYADVAERRLRAELTKDDFDLAGPED, encoded by the coding sequence GTGAGCTACACCCTGCACCGAGGCGACGCCCTGACCGTCCTGAAATCCCTCCCGGACGAGAGCGTCGACGCGGTGATCACCGACCCCCCGTACAACTCCGGTGGACGCACCAGCTCGGAACGCACCGGACGCACCGCACGCGCCAAGTACGTCACCGGCAACTCGGCCCACGACCTCGCCAACTTCCCCGGAGAGAACCGCGATCAGCGCTCATACCGCTCCTGGCTGACCGAGCTGCTCACCGAGTCGTACCGGGCCGCCACCGAGCACGCGGTGGTCATGGTCTTCTCCGACTGGCGCCAGGAACCGACCACGACCGACGCCCTGCAGATGGCCGGCTGGACCTGGAGCGGCACCATCCCGTGGATCAAGCCCGCCAGCCGGCCCCGCAAGGGCGGGCCGAAGCAGGACTCCGAGTTCATCCTGTGGGGCGTCAAGGGATCCCTCGACAACACCCGCGACCTCTACCTGCCCGGCCACTACATTGCCTCTCAGCCTCGCAAGGGCAGGGTCCACATCACGCAGAAGCCCGTCGAGATCATGCAGCAGCTCGTCCAGGTCTGCCCCGAGGGCGGCACCGTCCTCGACCCGTTCACCGGCAGCGGCTCCACCGGTGTCGCGGCCCTGCGAGAAGGCAGGAACTTCGTCGGCGTCGAGCTGTCCCGGCACTATGCCGATGTCGCCGAGCGGCGGCTGCGCGCCGAGCTGACCAAGGACGACTTCGACCTGGCGGGACCGGAGGACTGA
- a CDS encoding DUF6112 family protein encodes MFLAEQVIQLAYDPGIKPNEGGLPGLSVLKQVMGSINLFGLVAVVGALAVSAGVWAWGHHSGGHQAEANGKKGVLVSAGAALLLGAANGVVAFFSTLGTQVR; translated from the coding sequence ATGTTTCTCGCCGAGCAGGTCATACAGCTCGCCTACGATCCCGGGATCAAGCCGAACGAGGGCGGCCTGCCGGGTCTGTCCGTCCTCAAGCAGGTGATGGGTTCCATCAACCTCTTCGGCCTCGTCGCCGTGGTCGGCGCCCTCGCCGTGAGCGCGGGCGTGTGGGCCTGGGGCCACCACTCCGGCGGCCACCAGGCGGAGGCAAACGGGAAGAAGGGCGTGCTGGTCAGCGCCGGCGCGGCCCTTCTGCTGGGCGCGGCGAACGGTGTGGTGGCGTTCTTCAGCACGCTCGGGACGCAGGTCCGCTGA
- a CDS encoding ATP-binding protein: MSRPRASASPLYVPHKASRAEQRAARAGFAEARRQARLAETHPKHHAEKTRDPELQPTYPVAGRPGPASARGGKLNLPAHRMTTATASGAYPFVAEGGLGAEGVFIGRDVHAEAAFCFDPFSLYNSGRIEGFTNPNVVLAGIIGMGKSALAKSIATRSIAHGYRIYIPCDPKGEWTGVAQALGGYSIALGPGLPGRLNPLDAPARPASVSEDDWATEVRKRRLLLLAGLARTVLKRDLLPMEHTALDLALDLVVAEAAARDTVPLLGEIAHALGSPKRLDQALGHQSGQLGSAAQDLAHALRRLVHGDLSGMFDAPSTVAFDPTAPMLSIDLSRLGGAGDDTALVLAMTCASAWMESALADPDGGRRWVIYDEAWRLMRHVGLLERMQSQWKLSRGLGIANLMVIHRLSDLLSAGDAGSRGRVLAEGLLADCSTRIIYRQEPDQLAAAASLLGLTGVETQAVSALTKGRGLWKVAGRSFITQHILHPAERELFDTDARMAT, from the coding sequence ATGTCCCGCCCCCGCGCCAGCGCCTCCCCTCTCTACGTGCCCCACAAGGCGTCGCGTGCCGAACAGAGGGCCGCCCGAGCCGGTTTCGCCGAGGCCCGCCGTCAGGCCCGGCTCGCCGAAACGCACCCAAAGCACCACGCCGAGAAGACCCGCGACCCGGAACTCCAGCCGACCTACCCGGTGGCCGGTCGTCCCGGCCCGGCCTCGGCCCGCGGCGGCAAGCTCAACCTGCCCGCCCACCGGATGACCACCGCCACGGCCAGCGGGGCCTACCCGTTCGTGGCCGAGGGCGGCCTGGGGGCCGAGGGCGTCTTCATCGGCCGTGACGTCCACGCCGAAGCCGCTTTCTGTTTCGATCCTTTCTCTCTGTACAACAGCGGCCGGATCGAGGGCTTCACGAACCCGAACGTGGTCCTCGCCGGGATCATCGGCATGGGCAAGTCGGCGCTGGCGAAGTCCATCGCGACCCGGTCGATCGCCCACGGCTACCGCATCTACATTCCCTGCGACCCGAAGGGCGAGTGGACCGGCGTCGCGCAGGCCCTCGGCGGCTACAGCATCGCGCTCGGCCCCGGCCTCCCGGGCCGGTTGAACCCGCTGGACGCCCCGGCCCGGCCCGCCTCGGTCAGCGAGGACGACTGGGCGACCGAGGTACGGAAGCGACGCCTTCTGCTGCTGGCTGGCCTGGCGCGCACCGTACTGAAGCGCGATCTGCTGCCGATGGAGCACACCGCCCTGGACCTCGCCCTCGACCTGGTCGTCGCCGAGGCCGCCGCCCGGGACACGGTGCCGCTACTCGGCGAGATCGCGCACGCCCTCGGCTCTCCCAAACGCCTCGACCAGGCCCTCGGCCACCAGAGCGGGCAGCTGGGCTCCGCTGCCCAGGACCTCGCGCACGCCCTGCGCCGTTTGGTCCACGGCGACCTCAGCGGCATGTTCGACGCTCCCTCGACGGTGGCGTTCGACCCGACCGCGCCGATGCTGTCCATCGACCTCTCCCGCCTCGGCGGCGCCGGAGACGACACCGCGCTGGTCCTTGCCATGACCTGCGCGAGCGCGTGGATGGAGTCCGCCCTCGCCGACCCCGACGGCGGACGGCGCTGGGTGATCTACGACGAGGCGTGGCGCCTGATGAGGCACGTCGGTCTGCTGGAGCGAATGCAGAGCCAGTGGAAGCTGAGCCGTGGGCTCGGCATCGCGAACTTGATGGTGATCCACCGGCTGTCGGACCTGCTCTCGGCGGGCGATGCCGGCTCGCGCGGCCGGGTGCTGGCCGAAGGCCTCCTGGCCGACTGCTCCACCCGCATCATCTACCGCCAGGAACCCGACCAGCTCGCCGCCGCCGCGTCGTTGCTCGGCCTGACCGGCGTCGAGACCCAGGCGGTGTCCGCCCTGACCAAGGGCCGGGGCCTGTGGAAGGTCGCGGGCCGCTCCTTCATCACGCAGCACATCCTGCACCCGGCGGAACGCGAGCTGTTCGACACCGACGCCCGCATGGCGACATAA